In Anser cygnoides isolate HZ-2024a breed goose chromosome Z, Taihu_goose_T2T_genome, whole genome shotgun sequence, a genomic segment contains:
- the LOC136789027 gene encoding E3 ubiquitin-protein ligase Topors-like, with protein sequence MDVPSDWTCPACGEGQDDIAYMTPCLHRLCYGCALRWAMKNPSCPFCRETIKTIKYSVRSDDDYLECAVPEPAEHLAEDQQEEQEAVEPVPRAPDLSFPPEVWAAFFREHPENVEPLLAWLQQELETISGSEWWEVAAGLSTVIGYLCVYGLDEEGLVRALQPCLKNQTLPFVVRLITAAVELCSTEIRRQRDRQDAHAAGSQEDSPAAAHSHATSPGGTRAPATTEEEEAPEEPGQAAAGPSAQGRDCLPGVRRRAPKRRASSSLQDSPQPRKRPPRRRH encoded by the coding sequence ATGGATGTGCCATCGGACTggacctgcccagcctgtggggaAGGTCAGGACGATATTGCCTACATGACCCCCTGTCTCCACCGGCTGTGCTATGGCTGCGCCCTGCGGTGGGCAATGAAGAATCCATCGTgccccttctgcagggagacaATCAAGACCATCAAGTACTCGGTGAGGTCAGACGACGATTACCTGGAGTGTGCTGTCCCAGAGCCTGCCGAGCACTTGGCTGAggaccagcaggaggagcaggaggctgtggagccagtgcccaGGGCTCCTGACCTCAGCTTCCCACCCGAGGTCTGGGCAGCCTTCTTCCGCGAGCACCCGGAAAACGTCGAGCCCCTGCttgcgtggctgcagcaggagctggagaccatCTCTGGCTCCGAGTGGTGGGAGGTGGCTGCGGGCCTGAGCACGGTGATCGGCTACCTGTGCGTCTACGGTCTCGACGAGGAGGGCTTGGTGCGGGCGCTGCAGCCTTGCCTCAAAAACCAGACGCTGCCTTTCGTGGTGCGGCTCATCACTGCCGCTGTGGAGCTTTGCAGCACAGAGATCCGCCGGCAGCGTGACCGCCAGGACGCCCacgctgcagggagccaggaggacagccccgcggccgcccacAGCCACGCCACCTCTCCAGGGGGGACTCGTGCCCCTGCCaccacagaagaggaggaggcacctgaggagccagggcaggcggcagcaggtccctctgcccagggcagggactgctTGCCTGGGGTGCGCCGGCGCGCCCCGAagaggagggccagcagcagcctccaggactctccccagccccgcaagAGGCCGCCCCGACGGCGGCACTAG